One window of Streptomyces sp. NBC_00273 genomic DNA carries:
- a CDS encoding lipid II:glycine glycyltransferase FemX produces the protein MSLSLRTISREQHLGYLQSLPSASHCQVPAWADVKNEWRSENLGWFNESDELVGAALVLYRQLPKVKRYLAYLPEGPVINWYAPNLEEWLQPMLAHLKQQGAFTVKMGPPVVIRRWNSTAIKAGIQDPNVKRLRDVEASVIEPRAFEVSDKLRRMGWQQAEDGGAGFGDVQPRYVFQVPLANRSLDDVLKGFNQLWRRNIKKAEKAGVEVVQGGYDDLPTWQHLYEITAERDKFRPRPLSYFQRQWTALNSEDPNRMRLYIATHEGEPLAAATMLTVGQHVWYSYGASANHKREVRPSNAMQWRMLRDSYALGASVYDLRGISDTLDENDHLFGLIQFKVGTGGEAVEYVGEWDFPLNKMLHKALDIYMSRR, from the coding sequence ATGAGCCTGTCCCTGAGGACCATCAGCCGAGAGCAGCATCTGGGTTACCTCCAGAGCCTGCCCTCGGCTAGCCACTGCCAGGTCCCGGCGTGGGCCGACGTGAAGAACGAGTGGCGTTCCGAGAACCTCGGATGGTTCAACGAGTCCGACGAACTCGTCGGAGCAGCCCTTGTGCTGTACCGGCAGCTGCCCAAGGTGAAGCGGTACCTCGCGTACCTGCCCGAGGGTCCTGTCATCAACTGGTACGCCCCGAACCTGGAGGAATGGCTCCAGCCGATGCTGGCCCACCTCAAGCAGCAGGGCGCCTTCACCGTGAAGATGGGCCCGCCCGTCGTCATCCGCCGCTGGAACTCGACCGCCATCAAGGCCGGTATCCAGGACCCGAACGTGAAGCGCCTGCGCGACGTGGAGGCCTCGGTCATCGAGCCCCGCGCCTTCGAGGTGTCGGACAAGCTGCGCCGCATGGGATGGCAGCAGGCCGAGGACGGCGGCGCCGGCTTCGGTGACGTCCAGCCGCGCTACGTCTTCCAGGTACCGCTGGCCAACCGCTCGCTGGACGACGTCCTCAAGGGCTTCAACCAGCTGTGGCGCCGCAACATCAAGAAGGCCGAGAAGGCCGGTGTCGAGGTCGTCCAGGGCGGCTACGACGACCTGCCGACCTGGCAGCACCTGTACGAGATCACGGCGGAGCGCGACAAGTTCCGCCCGCGTCCGCTCAGCTACTTCCAGCGCCAGTGGACGGCCCTCAACTCCGAGGACCCCAACCGGATGCGCCTCTACATCGCCACGCACGAGGGAGAGCCGCTGGCCGCCGCCACGATGCTCACCGTCGGCCAGCACGTCTGGTACTCGTACGGCGCCTCCGCCAACCACAAGCGCGAGGTCCGCCCCTCGAACGCGATGCAGTGGCGCATGCTGCGCGACTCGTACGCGCTCGGCGCAAGCGTGTATGACCTGCGCGGCATCTCTGACACGCTGGACGAGAACGATCACCTGTTCGGTCTGATCCAGTTCAAGGTCGGTACGGGCGGCGAGGCCGTGGAGTACGTCGGCGAGTGGGACTTCCCGCTCAACAAGATGCTGCACAAGGCCCTCGACATCTACATGTCGCGCCGCTGA